In Bacteroidota bacterium, the genomic window ATCTTTTCATCTTCGCAATGCTCACGCTCGTTCTTGCCGACAATTTTTTGCTGATGTTTGTTGGATGGGAAGGCGTCGGCTTGTGCTCCTATCTGCTGATCGGATTCTGGTACGATAAGAATTTCGAAAAGGGAACCACTGGTGACGCCGCCAAGAAGGCCTTCATCGTCAACCGTATCGGCGATTTCGGATTTCTTCTCGGGATGTTCCTCATCTTTACAACGTTCGGCTCGCTGAATTTCGAGAGTGTGTTTTCCGCTGCGTCCGTTCTTGCCCGGGGGGATTCGACGGTCATGTGGATCACGCTCCTTCTTTTTGTCGGCGCGACCGGAAAATCAGCACAGATCCCGCTGTATGTCTGGCTCCCCGACGCCATGGCCGGTCCCACGCCGGTGAGCGCTCTTATCCACGCCGCGACGATGGTGACTGCGGGGGTGTACATGGTCGCGCGCAGTTCTATTTTGTTTGCCCTCTCGCCGGTCACGATGGAGGTGGTCGCTATCATCGGAGTGCTGACAGCTTTCTACGCTGCGACGATCGGTTTAGTGCAAAATGACATTAAGAAAGTTCTGGCATACTCGACCATCAGCCAGCTCGGCTACATGTTTCTCGGTCTGGGCGTCGGCGCGTTTGCCTCCGGAATTTTTCATGTGATGACGCATGCATTTTTCAAGGCGCTCCTCTTTCTCGGTTCCGGCGCTGTCATTCACGCGATGCACGAAGAGCAGGACATCCAGAAGATGGGGGGACTCAAGCAGCATCTGCCGACAACGTATAAAACGTTCTTGATCGGAGCGATTGCGATCTCAGGCATTCCGCCCCTGGCAGGGTTTTTCAGCAAGGATGAGATTTTGTGGAAAGCATTCTCTGACGGTTCGCCGATCCTGTGGGCGATCGGTGCCGCAGGCGCCGGATTGACGGCGTTTTACATGTTCCGCCTCGTCTCGCTGACGTTTGAGGGATCTGCAAGGTTCGACGAGCACCAGATTCATCCTCACGAGGCGCCGAGGACGATGACAGTTCCCCTGATGATCCTCGCCCTGCTCTCTGTTGTCGGAGGATTTGTCGGAATTCCGGAGAGCCTTGGGGGCGGCAATTGGTTTGAACGTTTCCTTGAACCGATCTTCGAGCGGGCGAACGCGAAGATGTTTCTTCCGTATCACGAAGCTTCCGCCGCGGAATATGTGCTAATGGCAGTTTCCGTGGCGATCGCCGCGGCGGGGATTTATTTGGCCCGGAGAATTTATCTCGAGAAAAAAGATGTTGCAGAGAAAGCCGCCTCGAGATTTTCGCGAATCTATAACCTTCTCCTGAACAAATACTTCATCGACGAAATTTACGACGGGGCGGTTGTCAACCCGCTCGTAAAGGGTTCAGAAAAATTATTGTGGAAACGCGTTGACGTCGGCTTCATCGACGGATTGATAAATTTTGGAGCAAAAGCCGCAGAATACGCGAGCCAATTTTTTAGAAGAGTGCAAAGCGGAGTGGTTCAGGGGTACGCCGTAGTGTTCGTCGCAGGCATTTTATTCATCCTCGGATGGCTTATCATTCGATAATCTGATTTTTCAACGTTCACGATGAACAATATTCTCTCATATACATTATTTTCCCCTTTTATCGGAATGGCGATCCTTCCGTTTGTTAACAGGGGTAAAACGACCGCCGTCAAAATTGTCGGGATCGCTTCGTCGGTCCTGACGTTTCTTCTTTCGCTCGTTGTCTATTTCTCGTTCGATCCGTCAAACACACAGCTCCAATTTGTGAATCGTGTTGCATGGATACAGCGGCTGGATATCAGCTATGCCGTCGGCATCGACGGCCTTTCGCTCCTCCTTGTTATTCTGACGACATTCCTTACTCCGATTGCTTTGCTCTCTTCATGGAATTCGATCACGGTCCGGTTAAAAGAATACGTGTTTTTCATCCTCCTCTTGGAATTCGGGATGCTCGGGGTGTTTCTCGCATCCGATCTCTTCCTGTTCTATGTGTTCTGGGAAGCGATGCTGATTCCGATGTATTTCATCATCGGGATTTGGGGGGGGCAGGATAAGATCTATGCGGCGGTGAAATTCTTCCTCTACACGATGTCGGGGAGCCTTTTGATGCTCATTGCGATCTTGTCGCTCGGCTACTATGCATCGACGGTCCCGGGCGGACATTTCACGACGAACCTTGCGATGCTCTATCAGATCGCTCCGGGCATTCCGCGCAATATTCAAACGTGGATGTTCCTCGCTTTTACGCTCTCGTTTGCGATCAAAATTCCGCTGTTCCCGTTCCATACATGGCTTCCCGACGCGCACGTCCAGGCTCCGACCGCAGGAAGCGTCATCCTCGCCGCTGTGCTCTTAAAAATGGGGACGTACGGATTGCTCCGGTTTTGCCTGCCGCTGTTTCCCCAGGGATCGATTGAATTCACTCCGCTTCTTTCCACGCTGGCTGTCATCGGTATTGTATACGGCGCCCTTGTCGCAATGGTGCAGACGGACATTAAGAAGCTCGTTGCCTACTCTTCGGTGAGCCATCTTGGTTTTGTCGTCCTCGGAATTTTTTCGATGACCGAGGAAGGGATCCAAGGAGCGATGATCCAGATGATCAACCACGGCCTATCGACCGGCGCTCTCTTTTTGATCGTCGGCATGCTGTACGACCGTCGGCATACGCGCGACATCTCACAGTTCGGAGGCTTGTCCGCCCGGCTTCCCGTCTTTGCTACGTTGTTCATGATCGTCATGCTCTCGTCGATCGGCCTTCCGGGCTTGAACGGCTTTGTCGGCGAGTTCCTTATCCTGCTCGGATCGTTTAAGTCGACATTGTTAGGGTCGCATGTCTATACGATCATCGCCGCGTCGGGAGTGATATTCGCCGCCGTGTACATGCTATGGATGTTTCAGCGGGTCATGTTTGGAAAACTCACGAACCCTGCGAACCAGTCTCTCCATGATCTGTCGGGAAGGGAAATTGCCGTCTTGGTTCCTATCATCGTTTTCATCGTGTGGATCGGGGTCTACCCGTCGACGTTTTTGAAATCGTCCGCCGCGTCCACGAGACAAATTGTGAGAGTGCTTGAACAAGCCCGAAGCGGCGAAATTCATTCCTCGCTCGCTAAAACTGCCCAGAGCATCCGGTAACATGTCCATCATCCGAGCGGCGCTCAAAATATCTCTATTGCTTTCCGGCATCTCTTCGATCGCCTTCGCCGGAGAAGCTTCAGCCGTCCCTCAAGTTCCCTCGACGATGATCCTGCCGTTTGCAGTCCTCCTTGCCGCGATCGCCGTCGTTCCGTTCGTCCACGGAGCATGGTGGAAGAACAATTATCCAGCCGTTGCAGTTGGCCTCGGCGTTGTTGCCGTCGCATGGTATCTTCTTGCAACGGGGAATGAAGAACGCATCCTCGAATCGGGAAAAGAATACGTCAGTTTTGTTGTTCTCATCGGCTCTCTCTTCATCGTCTCCGGAGGAATTCTCCTTCGTATTTCGGGGAACGCCGGACCGTTTGGAAATCTCATCCTTCTTGCAACGGGAGCCGTTGCGGCGAACATCCTTGGCACGACGGGCGCATCGATCATTTTGATACGGCCGTATCTCCATGCCAACAAATATCGTCTTCGTCCGTTTCATATCGTCTTCTTTATCTTTGTGGTCAGCAATATGGGAGGAGCGTTGACTCCGATCGGGGACCCGCCGATATTCCTCGGTTATCTGAAAGGGATACCGTTCTTTTGGGTACTCTCGTCGGCATGGTATATGTGGCTTTTGGCGATCGGGATAGTGCTTGCGGTTTTTTTTGCCGTCGACTACCTCAGCTTTCGAAAATTCGAAACAAGCCCATCCCGTATTCCGATGTCCGAGGTACATGAAGAAGCGAAGGTGAACGGACTGCACAACGTCTTTTTTTTGGCAATTATTGTTTTGGCGCTCTTCATCGGACATCCGTTGTTTTTTCGTGAGTTCGTCATGATCCTGGCGGCCGTCGGTTCATATTTCTCGACGAAGAATGAAATTCACAAAGCCAACGCTTTCACCTTTGCCCCGTTGAAAGAAGTTGCAATTCTGTTCGTCGGGATCTTTGCTACGTTGGTTCCTGTCCTTGATTGGATTGAGATGCACGCGGCCTCGTCCGGCATTTCGACGCCCGGCCAATTTTTCTGGGGCACCGGCCTTCTCTCAAGCATGCTTGACAACGCTCCGACGTATTTGAACTCTCTCAGCGCATCCGTCGGATTGTTCGTCGGCCAGAACATCCTCTCACAGGTGAACCGGCTGGTGCTTTCCCACGGGTCGGAACTATCAGCCCTCACTGCCGTCGAAATCAGGAATACGTTCTCGGTGCTTGCGAAATATCATGGAGAACTCGTTGCCGCCGGAAGTGTTCCGCAGTCGGTCGTCCAGGTTTCGTATTTGATGGGAAACCGGGATGTTTATCTGAAAGCGATCTCGCTGAGCGCAGTGTTCTTCGGGGCCGGAACGTACATCGGGAACGGTCCCAATTTTATGGTCAAGGCGATTGCTGAGGAAGCCGGAGCCGTCATGCCGTCGTTCTTCGGGTACGTCGGCCGGTATGCGGTTCCGGTGCTGCTTCCGACGTTCATTCTCGTGTGGTTCGTTTTCTTTCGTTCATAGTTCTTTCCAGAGGACGAGTCTATGGTTTTTTCAGCGTCAGATTTGTACGGAATATCTCCGATCCTTTCGGTCTCGATCACAGCGCTCGTCGCTCTCATCGTCAAGTCCGTAAAGCGGAACAGCGAAACCGCAATTCTTGTCGTCGGCATCGTTGGAATTCTGGTCAGCATCGGGTTCAGTGTTGTGACCTTCTCCTTGAGCACGACGGCGTTCAACGACATGGTGCTTGTCGGCGGTTATGCCAGTTTCTTCGACGTGATCTTCCTCGCTGCAGGTCTTCTGACCTTCCTTCTTTCCGATTCTTATCTGAAGAAAGAGAATATTCATTTCGGCGAATTCTACGTTCTCGTGCTCCTTGCGGTGGCAGGAATGATGCTGATGGGATCCTCCGCAGATTTGATCACGCTCTTTCTCGGCGTCGAATTGATGTCCGTCTGTTTTTACGTGCTGGCAGGGTTCATGAGAACGAAGCTTAGCTCCAACGAGGCTGCGTTGAAGTATTTTCTTCTCGGGGCGTTCGCGACCGGTTTTTTGCTCTACGGAATTGCGCTCATCTACGGCACGACCGGAACGACGAATCTTCTTCGTATCGCTTCGGTACACGTCGGCGAATCGGCACGCACGTTATACAACGTCGGATTCGGTTTGTTGCTGATCGGTCTTGCGTTCAAGGTCGCCGCGGTTCCGTTTCATATGTGGGCTCCCGATGTGTATGAAGGCTCGCCCACGACCGTCGCGGCATTGATGTCGACGGGAGGGAAGTCCGCCGCGTTCGCCGCTTCCGTGCTTGTGTTTTCGATTCCGATCGCACAGCACGACGAACATTTCAAATTGATTCTTGCGGTACTCGCCGCAAGTTCGATGGTCGTCGGCAATCTTTTCGGTCTGTCCCAGACCAACCTCAAGAGGATGCTGGCGTACTCCAGCATCGCCCATGCGGGATATATGCTCATCGGGGTTGCATCCGGCCAGCCGCTCGGAGAGCAAGGGATACTCTTTTATCTTGTTTCCTACACGTTGACCAACCTTGGCGCGTTCGGCGTCATCTCGATCCTTGAGAAAGAATCCGGAAAAAATGTTTCGTATGAAGAGTACGCTGGGCTCGGCACCCGCAGGCCGGCGATCGCGGCGCTCCTTTCGATGTTCATGTTCTCCCTGACCGGCATTCCGCCGTTCGCGGGCTTTGTCGGGAAATATTACCTTTTCACGAGCGCCGTGCAATCGGGAATGACATGGCTTGCAATTCTCGGCGTCCTGACGAGCCTTCTATCGGCATACTATTATCTGCGTGTCGTCGTCTATATGTATTTCCGAGATTCTGCGGAAGCCCCGGAGGCCGGCACACCGCGGCTTGCCGCCTTTTCCGTGATGCTCTCCGCCGCTGGAATTATCCTGTTTGGAATTCTCCCATCACTCATCCTGAATGTTACGCAATTGCTTTTTTGATATTGGGTGGAAGATCGCTGCCGTCCATTTCTTGCTTTCATTGAATGGACGGTTTTCATTTTTGGAGGGTTCGTGCTCCCCGTCGTAAGTCCTCAACAAATGAAAGCCATGGACGAACTGGCATCTCGCCGGTTCGGGATGCCGTCCCTCTCGCTGATGGAAAATGCGGGCCGCTCTGTCATTGACGAGATGGAAAAAGCATTCGGCCCCGTTGGTGGCCGGAAGATTCTTGTCGTCGCTGGAAAAGGGAAGAACGGCGGAGACGGTTTCGTCGCCGGCCGGTATGCCGTTCAGCGCGGAGCGACAGTTGCAGTGCTTTTTCTCGGCAAAAGGGGCGATATGCAAGGGGATACAAAAATAAATTTTGATAAATTGCAAAGCATCGGCGGCAGAAATCTCATTTTCTTGCCATCGACGCGCGGCAAAGGAGTTTCGCGGAAGAAATTTGACTTCATCATCGATGCAATTTTTGGAACTTCGTTTCATGGCGAGGTGCGCGGTGCGTTCAAGGCAACCATCGAATGGATCAATCGTCAGCGGAATTCAAAGGTCATTGCAGTGGATATTCCTTCCGGGCTTGATGCTCTAACCGGAGAATGCTCCTCAGCGGCAGTGCAAGCTGACCTGACGGTCTCGATGGCCTTGCCCAAACTCGGATTTTATACCGGAAAAGGAAAAGGGATGACCGGCCCGGTTGTCGTTGCCGACATTCAGATGCCGAAGAAGCTTCTTGACAACCGCAAGTTTTACACCTTTTTTGTCGAGAAGAAGGATGTTCAAAACGGTCTCCCCGTTCGGTCAGAGACAGCTCATAAGCAGAGCGTCGGAAAAATCTTTGTGGTTGCGGGCTCAAAAGGATTGAGCGGCGCCGCGCTCCTCTGTTCTCAATCGGCAATGAAATCCGGCGCCGGTGCGGTCGTTCTGGGAATCCCGTCGGCGGTTTTTCCGGCAGTCGCCCGGCGAACATTGGAGGTGATGCCCTTTGAGCTGCCGTCCACAGCCGAAGGCTCTGTCGCATTTTCAGCCCTTGAAGTTATGGGCCCCAAAATGAAATGGGCCGATGTAATTCTCATAGGCCCTGGATTATCCACGAACGCCGAAAGCGTTGAACTTGTTCATACAATTGTCTCAACGGCTGAACAGACGCTGATCGTCGATGCCGACGGATTGAATGCATTGGCCCAAGATATTTCCCTGCTTCGAAAGAGAAAATGCCGATCCGTTATTCTCACCCCTCACATGGGAGAATTTTCCCGGCTGGTCACGCTCCCCGCGGCGGAAATCGAGAGAGAGAAGATTCAGATCGCGAGATCCTTTGCCCGGAAGAATAATGTTATTCTTGTGTTGAAGGGGGCGCCGACGATCGTGGCAGTTCCGTCGGGCTCTGTGTTTGTCAATTCGACCGGAAATCCGGGAATGGCCACGGCAGGCTCCGGCGACGTCCTCGCCGGCATCATTGCGGCGCTATGCGGACAGCACAACCCTCCCGAACGGGCCGCGATCAACGGGGTCTTCGTACACGGATACGCGGGCGATCTTGCGCGCAACGATATCGGTGAAATGGGAATGCTTGCGAGCGATATCATGAAACGGATTCCGTCCGCCCTTCAGGAGCTCGCAGCGCGGGGAAAAAATACCTATTCCAGGACAGCGGTATGATGCTCCAACTTTTACTTTTGTTCATCCTCATTATTTTTAGCGGCCTTTTTTCGTCATCCGAAATTGTCTTCATTGTGGCGAACAAGGCAAAAATGGAAGTCCGCGCGCGCCGGAAGAAATTCGGAGCAGCGCAGGCATTGTCCTTTGTCAGCAGCCCGGAAGAATATCTTACCACGGTGCTGGTGGGTAACAATGTGGCGAACATCGCCTTCTCTTCCATTGCGGCCATCCTTCTTCAGGAGCATCTGCACGGCTCGGATACGCTCATTACCATTATTATCTCTTTTATCATTCTGCTCTTCGGCGAATTGCTTCCGAAATCCCTTTTCCGCATTATAGCAGATACCGTTGTCCCATATGCATCATCGTTCCTTCAGGCGTGCCGCATCCTGCTTCTTCCTTTTGTGTGGGTGACACAGCAGGCTTCGAAGGGCATTATTTCCGGACTCGGGTTTGAAAACTCCAGCGTAGGCAGATTCCTCCATAAAAAAGATGTCGAGGTTCTCCTCAAGGAGAGTACGGAAGTGGGCGAAGTCGGCAAAGAGGTTGGGAAGAAAATTATCAAAGTGATCACGTTAAGCGATGTTCTGGCCAAAGATGTCATGAAGGCGCGTGCAAACGTCGTCGCGGTCGATGTGAAGACTCCGGTCAAGCAGGCATGGCAGGTGCTGGTCGACCGGGGATATTCAAAACTGCTGGTGTATGATCAGACGGTCGACAATATCATCGGCGTGGTATTCGCCCGGGATTTTTTCTCGAGGCCGCGGACGCTCTCGCACATCCTGCGGGAAACGGTTTTCGTTCCCGAAACGAAGAACTGCTCCGACCTTTTCCGCGATTTCCGGCTTAAGAAGATCTCCCTCGCGGTCGTGGTCGATGAATTTGGAGGGACCGCAGGCGTCGTAACGTCCGAGGATATTCTCGAAGAATTTTTGGGAGAGATCGCCGACGGGCAGCAGGAAGAAGACCAGTACATCAAGCGATCTCCGGACGGGACGTTTCTCGTGAACGGAAGAGCGGAAATCCACAAATTGAAACAAGTGATCGGCGCGGAAATACCGGACGGACCGTATGACACCATCGCCGGATTTATGATGCATTCCCTCGGAAGGATCCCGTCAGAGAAGGAAGAGGTGCGCATCGGTACGATGCTCATTCAGGTAGTGCGGGCCACAAAAACAAAGGTCGAATTGCTTAAGATCCGCGTGCAATAGGTCTTATGGAGCGAGCGAAATCCTTTGTGCGGTGGATGATCAGGCTTCCGATGGTTCGTTCGCTTCGGCACAGGAACTACCGCCTTTTTTTCTTCGGGCAGCTCATCTCACTGATGGGTACCTGGATGCAGAATATTGGCCAGGCATGGCTGGTGTATCAGTTGACTCATTCGTCGGTGTGGCTCGGGACGATCGGTTTTCTGACGTCGGTGCCTGTGCTTCTGTTCTCGGCGTTCGGCGGCTCGCTTGCCGATCGGATCTCCAAAAAGAAACTGATCGTTGCGACGCAGACCGCTTCGATGGTCCAGGCGTTCATCCTTGCCAGCTTGGTCTGGACGGAGTTGATTACGCCCGTGATGGTCGGTATACTTGCCTTCACCCTCGGCCTGGTGAATGCCTTTGATATGCCCGGGAGGCAGTCGTTCGTCGTGGAGATGGTGGGGAAGGATGACCTCCCGAACGCCATTGCGTTGAATTCGGCGGTATTTAACAGCGCCCGGATGTTCGGCCCTGCGATAGGCGGCATCATCATCGGCATACTCGGCGTCGGGTGGTGCTTCTTTCTCAACGGGGT contains:
- a CDS encoding NADH-quinone oxidoreductase subunit M; the protein is MNNILSYTLFSPFIGMAILPFVNRGKTTAVKIVGIASSVLTFLLSLVVYFSFDPSNTQLQFVNRVAWIQRLDISYAVGIDGLSLLLVILTTFLTPIALLSSWNSITVRLKEYVFFILLLEFGMLGVFLASDLFLFYVFWEAMLIPMYFIIGIWGGQDKIYAAVKFFLYTMSGSLLMLIAILSLGYYASTVPGGHFTTNLAMLYQIAPGIPRNIQTWMFLAFTLSFAIKIPLFPFHTWLPDAHVQAPTAGSVILAAVLLKMGTYGLLRFCLPLFPQGSIEFTPLLSTLAVIGIVYGALVAMVQTDIKKLVAYSSVSHLGFVVLGIFSMTEEGIQGAMIQMINHGLSTGALFLIVGMLYDRRHTRDISQFGGLSARLPVFATLFMIVMLSSIGLPGLNGFVGEFLILLGSFKSTLLGSHVYTIIAASGVIFAAVYMLWMFQRVMFGKLTNPANQSLHDLSGREIAVLVPIIVFIVWIGVYPSTFLKSSAASTRQIVRVLEQARSGEIHSSLAKTAQSIR
- the nuoL gene encoding NADH-quinone oxidoreductase subunit L, with the protein product MVQYVGLIILFPFLGFLFIGLFGSKIRSEKLIGSIGSGAVIIPFIVAVSIFAEMLSLPAGDRQHVVKQFEWISAGSFSVNASLQVDQLSILMTLIVTGVGSLIHIYSIGYMHGDRGFWRFFAYLNLFIFAMLTLVLADNFLLMFVGWEGVGLCSYLLIGFWYDKNFEKGTTGDAAKKAFIVNRIGDFGFLLGMFLIFTTFGSLNFESVFSAASVLARGDSTVMWITLLLFVGATGKSAQIPLYVWLPDAMAGPTPVSALIHAATMVTAGVYMVARSSILFALSPVTMEVVAIIGVLTAFYAATIGLVQNDIKKVLAYSTISQLGYMFLGLGVGAFASGIFHVMTHAFFKALLFLGSGAVIHAMHEEQDIQKMGGLKQHLPTTYKTFLIGAIAISGIPPLAGFFSKDEILWKAFSDGSPILWAIGAAGAGLTAFYMFRLVSLTFEGSARFDEHQIHPHEAPRTMTVPLMILALLSVVGGFVGIPESLGGGNWFERFLEPIFERANAKMFLPYHEASAAEYVLMAVSVAIAAAGIYLARRIYLEKKDVAEKAASRFSRIYNLLLNKYFIDEIYDGAVVNPLVKGSEKLLWKRVDVGFIDGLINFGAKAAEYASQFFRRVQSGVVQGYAVVFVAGILFILGWLIIR
- a CDS encoding sodium:proton antiporter — translated: MSIIRAALKISLLLSGISSIAFAGEASAVPQVPSTMILPFAVLLAAIAVVPFVHGAWWKNNYPAVAVGLGVVAVAWYLLATGNEERILESGKEYVSFVVLIGSLFIVSGGILLRISGNAGPFGNLILLATGAVAANILGTTGASIILIRPYLHANKYRLRPFHIVFFIFVVSNMGGALTPIGDPPIFLGYLKGIPFFWVLSSAWYMWLLAIGIVLAVFFAVDYLSFRKFETSPSRIPMSEVHEEAKVNGLHNVFFLAIIVLALFIGHPLFFREFVMILAAVGSYFSTKNEIHKANAFTFAPLKEVAILFVGIFATLVPVLDWIEMHAASSGISTPGQFFWGTGLLSSMLDNAPTYLNSLSASVGLFVGQNILSQVNRLVLSHGSELSALTAVEIRNTFSVLAKYHGELVAAGSVPQSVVQVSYLMGNRDVYLKAISLSAVFFGAGTYIGNGPNFMVKAIAEEAGAVMPSFFGYVGRYAVPVLLPTFILVWFVFFRS
- a CDS encoding NAD(P)H-hydrate dehydratase, producing MLPVVSPQQMKAMDELASRRFGMPSLSLMENAGRSVIDEMEKAFGPVGGRKILVVAGKGKNGGDGFVAGRYAVQRGATVAVLFLGKRGDMQGDTKINFDKLQSIGGRNLIFLPSTRGKGVSRKKFDFIIDAIFGTSFHGEVRGAFKATIEWINRQRNSKVIAVDIPSGLDALTGECSSAAVQADLTVSMALPKLGFYTGKGKGMTGPVVVADIQMPKKLLDNRKFYTFFVEKKDVQNGLPVRSETAHKQSVGKIFVVAGSKGLSGAALLCSQSAMKSGAGAVVLGIPSAVFPAVARRTLEVMPFELPSTAEGSVAFSALEVMGPKMKWADVILIGPGLSTNAESVELVHTIVSTAEQTLIVDADGLNALAQDISLLRKRKCRSVILTPHMGEFSRLVTLPAAEIEREKIQIARSFARKNNVILVLKGAPTIVAVPSGSVFVNSTGNPGMATAGSGDVLAGIIAALCGQHNPPERAAINGVFVHGYAGDLARNDIGEMGMLASDIMKRIPSALQELAARGKNTYSRTAV
- a CDS encoding hemolysin family protein is translated as MMLQLLLLFILIIFSGLFSSSEIVFIVANKAKMEVRARRKKFGAAQALSFVSSPEEYLTTVLVGNNVANIAFSSIAAILLQEHLHGSDTLITIIISFIILLFGELLPKSLFRIIADTVVPYASSFLQACRILLLPFVWVTQQASKGIISGLGFENSSVGRFLHKKDVEVLLKESTEVGEVGKEVGKKIIKVITLSDVLAKDVMKARANVVAVDVKTPVKQAWQVLVDRGYSKLLVYDQTVDNIIGVVFARDFFSRPRTLSHILRETVFVPETKNCSDLFRDFRLKKISLAVVVDEFGGTAGVVTSEDILEEFLGEIADGQQEEDQYIKRSPDGTFLVNGRAEIHKLKQVIGAEIPDGPYDTIAGFMMHSLGRIPSEKEEVRIGTMLIQVVRATKTKVELLKIRVQ
- a CDS encoding NADH-quinone oxidoreductase subunit N: MVFSASDLYGISPILSVSITALVALIVKSVKRNSETAILVVGIVGILVSIGFSVVTFSLSTTAFNDMVLVGGYASFFDVIFLAAGLLTFLLSDSYLKKENIHFGEFYVLVLLAVAGMMLMGSSADLITLFLGVELMSVCFYVLAGFMRTKLSSNEAALKYFLLGAFATGFLLYGIALIYGTTGTTNLLRIASVHVGESARTLYNVGFGLLLIGLAFKVAAVPFHMWAPDVYEGSPTTVAALMSTGGKSAAFAASVLVFSIPIAQHDEHFKLILAVLAASSMVVGNLFGLSQTNLKRMLAYSSIAHAGYMLIGVASGQPLGEQGILFYLVSYTLTNLGAFGVISILEKESGKNVSYEEYAGLGTRRPAIAALLSMFMFSLTGIPPFAGFVGKYYLFTSAVQSGMTWLAILGVLTSLLSAYYYLRVVVYMYFRDSAEAPEAGTPRLAAFSVMLSAAGIILFGILPSLILNVTQLLF